A region from the Pempheris klunzingeri isolate RE-2024b chromosome 17, fPemKlu1.hap1, whole genome shotgun sequence genome encodes:
- the LOC139217143 gene encoding neurexophilin-1, which yields MMRPNRGFILLLLNGTACLVALGQEDGSSSPKSSSADSSKTVGLLSGQASLSPLSRWMLHSKSRAANATSLELPYRSPVPFSKQEFSKQEFWEMLGSDLLKPDASSSRVKRRPIVKTGKFKKMFGWGDFYSNIKTVRLNLLITGKIVDHGNGTFSVYFRHNSTGQGNISVSLVPPVKAVEFDLERQSVVYPKDSKIFNCRVDYEKVDRSKRTSLCNYDPSKTCFQEQIQSHVSWICSKPFKVICIYISFYSTDYRLVQKVCPDYNYHNEMPYLPSG from the coding sequence GTGGCCCTGGGTCAAGAAGACGGCTCCTCCAGCCCCAAGAGCTCTTCAGCCGACTCCTCCAAGACGGTGGGCCTCCTGAGCGGGCAGGCGTCCCTGTCGCCCCTGAGTCGCTGGATGCTTCACAGTAAGAGCAGAGCTGCTAATGCCACCTCTCTGGAGCTGCCCTACCGCTCCCCGGTGCCCTTCTCCAAGCAGGAGTTTTCTAAGCAGGAGTTCTGGGAGATGTTGGGCAGCGACCTGCTCAAACCCGACGCCTCCAGCTCCAGGGTCAAACGCAGACCCATTGTTAAGACCGGCAAGTTCAAGAAGATGTTTGGCTGGGGAGACTTCTATTCCAACATCAAGACGGTTAGGCTGAACCTGCTGATCACCGGCAAGATCGTGGACCACGGTAACGGCACGTTCAGCGTCTACTTCCGCCACAACTCCACAGGCCAGGGAAACATCTCAGTCAGCCTGGTGCCACCGGTCAAGGCGGTGGAGTTTGACTTGGAGCGCCAGAGCGTGGTCTACCCCAAGGACTCAAAGATCTTCAACTGCCGCGTGGACTATGAGAAGGTGGATCGCAGCAAGCGCACCTCACTGTGCAACTACGACCCGTCCAAGACCTGCTTCCAGGAGCAGATTCAGAGCCACGTGTCCTGGATTTGCTCCAAGCCTTTCAAGGTCATCTGTATCTACATTTCCTTCTACAGTACGGACTACCGCCTGGTCCAGAAGGTCTGCCCGGACTATAACTACCACAATGAGATGCCCTACCTGCCCTCTGGCTAG